Proteins from a genomic interval of Phenylobacterium sp. LH3H17:
- a CDS encoding SDR family NAD(P)-dependent oxidoreductase, which yields MDLGLKGKAAVVTGGSRGIGRAIADLLADEGCDVAICARNAGQVAEAVAALQAKGVKAFGQAVDIADGPALKAFVTQAGNELGGIDILVSNASALVQGAGEDEWKAMFDIDVMGAVRSFEAAKPFLEKAGAAKGDAAFIITSSVSAAEATAASSYGAMKAAQIHYAKGLARENAAKHIRANVISPGTVFFEGGVWGNVKAGMPQFFDQMIKRNPTGRMATPEEVAAAAVFLASPRSSFTTGINMLVDGAISSRVNF from the coding sequence ATGGATCTGGGCTTGAAGGGCAAGGCCGCGGTGGTGACCGGCGGATCGCGCGGCATCGGCCGGGCCATAGCCGACCTGCTGGCCGACGAAGGCTGCGACGTGGCGATCTGCGCGCGCAACGCCGGCCAGGTGGCCGAGGCCGTCGCCGCGCTGCAGGCCAAGGGCGTAAAGGCCTTCGGCCAGGCGGTGGACATCGCAGACGGCCCGGCGCTGAAGGCCTTCGTCACCCAGGCGGGCAATGAGCTGGGCGGCATCGACATCCTGGTCTCCAACGCCAGCGCCCTGGTCCAGGGGGCCGGCGAGGACGAGTGGAAGGCGATGTTCGACATCGACGTCATGGGCGCGGTCCGTTCCTTCGAGGCGGCCAAGCCGTTCCTGGAGAAGGCCGGCGCGGCCAAGGGCGACGCGGCCTTCATCATCACCTCGTCGGTTTCGGCGGCCGAGGCGACCGCCGCCTCGTCCTACGGCGCCATGAAGGCGGCCCAGATCCACTACGCCAAGGGCCTGGCCCGCGAGAACGCCGCCAAGCACATCCGCGCCAATGTCATCTCGCCGGGCACCGTGTTCTTCGAGGGCGGGGTCTGGGGCAATGTGAAGGCCGGCATGCCGCAGTTCTTCGACCAGATGATCAAGCGCAACCCCACCGGCCGGATGGCGACGCCGGAAGAGGTGGCCGCCGCCGCCGTCTTCCTGGCCAGTCCGCGCTCCAGCTTCACCACCGGCATCAATATGCTGGTCGACGGCGCCATCTCGTCGCGCGTGAACTTCTAG